Proteins encoded together in one Musa acuminata AAA Group cultivar baxijiao chromosome BXJ3-6, Cavendish_Baxijiao_AAA, whole genome shotgun sequence window:
- the LOC135640829 gene encoding uncharacterized protein LOC135640829, which produces MDEVGAYAEGPDAGDARGGGGGTSIDITALDGIMNVNSLFTFAVFVGLAWNPSSYPDGGLPDVDCAVGNRVVEDLVSFHVLAFASFLFSSLIALCLKQAVRLVRPHRRAAARINKALLRGGIVASAVGSVLGCGFLTLALVNVVQVKLGRLGCSGIAVGAIVPLVTLIPTAMIIYIAIIFYAFTRRSHHGLR; this is translated from the coding sequence ATGGACGAGGTTGGCGCTTACGCGGAGGGGCCAGACGCCGGCGACgcccgcggcggcggcggagggacgAGCATCGACATCACGGCTCTGGACGGCATCATGAACGTCAACTCCCTCTTCACCTTCGCCGTCTTCGTCGGCCTCGCCTGGAACCCCTCTTCTTACCCCGACGGCGGCCTTCCGGACGTCGACTGCGCCGTCGGCAACCGGGTAGTGGAGGACCTAGTCTCCTTCCACGTCCTGGCCTTcgcctccttcctcttctccagcCTGATCGCGCTGTGCCTCAAGCAGGCCGTCCGCCTCGTCCGCCCCCACCGCCGCGCCGCGGCGCGCATCAACAAAGCACTGCTGCGCGGCGGGATCGTCGCCTCCGCCGTCGGTTCCGTTCTGGGCTGCGGCTTCCTCACGTTGGCCCTCGTCAACGTGGTCCAGGTCAAGCTCGGCAGGCTCGGGTGCAGCGGCATCGCGGTGGGGGCCATCGTGCCGCTCGTCACCCTCATCCCCACCGCCATGATCATCTACATCGCCATCATCTTCTATGCCTTCACGCGCCGCTCACACCACGGCTTGAGATGA
- the LOC135640830 gene encoding uncharacterized protein LOC135640830, with amino-acid sequence MARSGTLRTQLQMLCLGVVQPEGKQHRARMVSLSIPMNQKNQPVLARPCTMVVEISLSALHQTESLELQKVIKLMKGTNQATQTLPLEVNGGKVPYITEDIDLIRMLYVFRGRRPLQATIISAIRSHVVPSCGHQLKQPFNLGLSQVASAAPLPARNLALSMSRRGSTWRHMRNKGKRKNSSGPSCS; translated from the exons ATGGCCAGATCGGGAACGCTCAGAACGCAGCTGCAG ATGTTATGTCTCGGGGTAGTCCAACCAGAGGGCAAACAACACAGGGCAAGGATGGTAAGCCTGTCTATCCCAATGAATCAGAAGAATCAGCCTGTTTTGGCTCGTCCGTGCACTATGGTGGTCGAGATTTCTCTGTCAGCTCTCCATCAGACCGAATCTCTGGAGCTCCAAAAAGT TATAAAACTAATGAAGGGAACAAACCAGGCGACACAAACATTGCCACTAGAGGTGAATGGTGGCAAG gttCCCTATATTACTGAAGACATCGACCTTATCAGAATGCTCTATGTTTTTAGAGGAAGAAG GCCCTTGCAAGCTACTATTATTTCAGCAATCAGGTCTCATGTGGTTCCTTCTTGCGGGCATCAGCTCAAACAACCGTTTAATCTTG GTCTCTCACAAGTTGCCAGTGCAGCACCTCTCCCTGCGAGAAACCTCGCCCTGAGCATGTCGCGACGCGGAAGCACATGGCGCCACATGAGGAataaaggaaaaaggaaaaacaGCTCAGGGCCCAGCTGTTCGTGA